The sequence below is a genomic window from Bradyrhizobium septentrionale.
AGGACTGTTGTCGATCTCACGCAGCGACGTGTTGAGCCATTCACGTTCGGCCACCAGGCGTCGGTGCTCCTCCCGGAGCATCTCCAGGCGCGCGATCACCCGCTCCAGTTCGGCAAGCGCGTCGCTTCCGGGCTCGGCGCGCGCCGCGCCACGCACGGCGCAGGCGAGTTCGATTTCGGCTCCGCCGCGCGCATGCTCATTCTTGATTTGCATCTCGTTGTTATCGACCATCTCGTCGACCAGCCTGTCCCGAGCGATCATCCGATCGCGGGCGCGCTGCAGTTCAGCAGCTTCCTCGACGGTGATCGGCGGCTGGCGTCGGCTGTCCTTTGTCACTCGCGCAACTCTCGTTCGATGATCTGGTCCGAAGCTTCGCATGTCGCGGTACATGCCCTACGGGATCAGGACCGCACGGCCATGAATGCGTCCATGATGCAGATCATGGAGCGCGTCATTGGCCTCGCTCAGCCTGTATTCCCTGGTGTGGAGTTCGACGAGGCCGCGGTCCGCGAGCGCCATCAACTCGACCAGCTCGGCATATGTTCCGACCAGGTTGCCGACGATGGTCTTTTCCGACGTGATCATGTCGATGGTCGGGATATCGATCTTCCCGCCATACCCGACAATGTAGTAGTAGCCGGCGTTCGCCGTCATCGACAGGCCCTTGGCGATAGCGTCACCTTCGCCGACAAAATCGATCACGGCCTCCGCGCCGCGCCCGCCGGTCAGCGCCAGCACGGCCTCGACTTCATTGCCGTCTGCCTTCACGACATGATGCGCACCGCACTTCTTGGCGAGTTCGAGGGACTGTTCGGCGCGATCGACCACGATGATTTCTGCCGCGCAGAGCGCTGCGAGAACCTGGATGCCGATATGGCCCAGCCCACCGGCGCCGATCACCGCGACATATTCGCCGGGCAGCAGATGGCGGGATGCCTTCTTCGCGGCGCGATAAGCCGTCAGCCCGGCATCGGTGTAGGGAGCAACATCCTTCGGTGCGAGCGACTTCGGCAGCTTGATCAGAGAGCGCTGCCCCGTCAGCAGATACTGCGCATAGCCGCCATTGGCATTGATGCCGGGAAATGAGCTGTCCAGCGCATGCATATCGTCGCCACGCCGGCATGCGAGACAATGCCCGCTGGTCACCAGCGGATGGCAAATCACGCTGTCGCCAACCTTGACCCCTTCGACACCCGGGCCGATCGCTTCGACCCAGCCGGCGTTCTCGTGGCCCATGATGTATGGAAGCTTGACGTCGACCTTGCTGCGCCAGATGCCTTCAACGATGTGCAGATCGGTGCGGCAGACACCGGCACCGCCGATGCGCACGATCACGTCCATCGGGCGCGAGATCTTCGGGTCAGTCACGTCCTGGAATTTGACGAACTCCTTCGCCGTCAGCTTCTCGTCGAACTCATGAAGCACCGCCGCTTTCATTGAACAGCCTCCCCGGCAAAATTTTTTACTCTGTCGATCTGACGCGATCGCCATCCCGCTAGATAGTTCAGCAAGGGCTGTGCCAAGCGCACAACGGCCTGATCTTTCTATTGTTCTTGCCGTCGCGGGAGTGCTCGCGCCGATCCGCCTCGGAGCAGACTTTGCGCGCGACTGTTCCGAGACGGAACAGTTTGGCGGCTGCAACAGCGCGTGAGCAGAAATTTGGATTTTCAGTTGTTTGATCTATGATCACGACAACCGCGCCACGCGCGAGAACGACCCGAACCGGGCTACGACCAAGAGGAATTCGCCAAGCAGCGACTCCGGGAGGAGCTAGGATGCTGACCGCCAGCCGACGCATGGACAATGCTTGGATGACGCTCGATCACCGCGGCGCGCCGCCGGCAGAGCTTCTGTCAGCCGATATCTACGACAGCTGGATGCGCTGCATTTCGCTTGGTCTCGATACATTGCGCCCTCCATCGCCCGAGTTCGTGAGCACCGCAGTTCTGCGCCAGGAGCAGCAGCGCTGTTCACTGATTCGCGGCCTCGCGCTCGCGGAGATGCACACGCTGCATCAGCAGATTGCCGGCTCCAATTTCATGATCGCCTTTGCGAATGCCGACGGCCTGCTGCTCGACATCATCTCGGACTCGAGCTTCAGTGATGCCTCGAACGCCGCGAGCATTCGGCCCGGCACCATCTGGACCGAAGCCATTTGCGGCACCAACGGCCTCGGCACCGCCGCGTATCTCAAGCGGGCCATCGTCGTTCACGGGGGCGAGCACTTCTTCTCGCGCTACAACAATCTTACTTGCATCGCGGCGCCGATCTTCGCGCCCGATGGCGAACTGGCCGGAATACTGGACGCGTCATCGGATTGCATGTCGCGGCAGGCGCATACCCAGGCACTCGTCGCGATGGCCGCAACCCAGATCGAGAATGGTCTGTTCCGCGAGCATCACCGCGGAAACATCCTGATCGCTTTCCATAACCGCGGCGAGTATCTGCATACGTTGAGCGCGGGCCTGCTGGCCGTCGATAACGAGGGCAGGATCCTTGCAGCCAACAGGGCCGCAAGCGTCCTGCTGCATGGCCTGCCAGCCTCGCCGGGTCGTCGCTTCGCCGACGTCTTTCGTACGAAATTCAGCGCCTTTGTCGATGAAGGCCGGCGCAAGGAACGCCAGCGCCTCGAGGACGAGGTCGGTAGCCAGTTCGTCGCAACAATCGAGAACGCACGCCAGTTCTCGATGATGCAAGCGATCTCGCGGCCACGCCCGCCGACGCCCAAGGACGTCGCCACCCAGTTCGTCTCCGCCGATCCGGCGATCGCATCCGTTGTCCAACGGGTGGGAGTCGCTGCGGTCCGCAAGATGCCGATCCTGATCCGTGGCGAAACCGGCACCGGCAAGGAGCAACTCGCGCGCCATGCTCATGCCGCCAGTGGACGGGCCGGCGCTTTCGTCCCGGTGAATTGCGCAGCGCTCCCCGACAGCCTGATCGAGGCGGAGTTGTTCGGCTATGCTGAGGGGGCTTTCACGGGAGCGAAAAAGGGCGGCGCTGCGGGACTGTTCAAGGAAGCGGACGGCGGAACGCTTTTCCTCGACGAGATCGGCGACATGCCAGTGACGCTGCAGGCCGTACTGCTGCGTTTTCTGGACGATTGGACTGTCCGGCCGGTCGGCGGCACCAAACGTCAGGTCGACGTCCTCCTGGTGTCTGCCACCAATGCCAATCTCGACGACTCGATTGCGAAGGGCCGATTCCGATCGGATTTGCTGTTTCGCCTCAACACGCTGGAGGTGACGTTGCCGCCTTTGCGCGAGCGTTCCGATTTCGCCGAGATCGCGCGCCATTTGATCCACAAGATCGATCCCTTGATGGATTTGACCGAAGGGGCGATCGATCATTTGGCCGAACTCGATTGGGGTGGAAACATCCGCGAACTGCGCAACGTGCTTTCCCGATTGTCGCTGGCCGAGCCGGGAGATCTGATCGACGAGACATCGGTCGAGTCCGTACTTGCACATTCAGGCGGTGAGCGCCTGGCTGGGAAGGCGGCGGGTGGTGGGCTCAAGGCCAATCTGCATGAGATTCAGCGCTCGCATGTGCTGACCGCGTACGCCGAAACCGGCAACAACATCAGCAAGACGGCGCGCCGCCTTGGCGTGTCGCGCAATACGATCTATCGCGCCCTGCGCGGCAACAAGGACTAGCACAATCGCGGCGAAGGCGCCGCGACGACTCGATCCGGCTGTAACTGGAGGCGCTGAAGTCCAGCCCCTCGCCGGGTTCAATTGGGAGTGTCGCCATGTTCGAACCGGAAAACAGTCTCGAAGCCCTGATGCAGGCTGCCGCAAGGGACGCCAGCATCGTTCCCGCATTCTATCGCGCCTTGCTCGAGACGGAGATTTACATTCTGACGCCGGAAGCGCCGATGAAGCCTGGACGCCGTCGCTCGCTCAAATTTCAGGAAGAGATCAACGTCGCAACGGTCGACTTCCAGAACATGAGATGGCACCCCACCTTCACCTCAAAGAAGCGCATCTACGACTATATAAAGCAGCCTGAGGTGTGCCTTGGCGCCGCTGCGCGCAATCTGTTCGAAATGTTGCCCGACTCTAATTTCTGGCTCAATCCGTTGTCCGAATGTCAGAAGCCGCTGCCCGCCACCGAAATCGCTCTCCTCATGAGTGGCAAGATCTTCGGCATGGCGGTGAAGTCTGCGCGATAGGCGCGGCGCCCGTGCGACATTGCGCCCATCCGGTTTGCTTCAACAGCGGTTCATAGCCGCACTTGTCAGACGTTGTCGGGCTCAGGCCGATCAACGGGCCTGAGGCGGTCATCGATGTAGCGCCTGAGCGCCGCGGCCGCGTTCAGCATGTGCGCACGCATCCTGCGCGATGCTGAATCGCCATCGCCCTCCGCGATCGCCTGCATGATGGCCTCATGCTCCTCGCGAGACCGCCGAATACGATCGCCCTGGCGCAATTGGGTTCGACGGAAGGCGCTGAGACGGGCGCGGACATCTTGCGCTTGCTCCGCAAGGAACGAGTTGTGCGTCGCCCGATAGATGCATTCGTGGAATTGCCGGTTGAAGGCATCATAGGCATCAACGTCGTTCGCCTCGACCATCGCACGCGATCCGTCGTGGAGCTCGATCAGGTGACTTCGCTCGAGCGGCGTCATGCGAAAGGTCGCAAGCCTGACGCACATCGCCTCCACCTCGGCGCTGGTCTCGAACATGTCCATGATGCGCTCGGGTGTCATGCGTGCAACGACGACCCCACGACGCCCACGGACCTCCACCAACCCGCTGACGGCGAGCTGCCGGAGAGCCTCCCGCACCGGAGTCCGGGAAGCCCCAAAGCGATCGGCAAGCTGCTGTTCTTCCAACGCCGACCCGGCGACGAGCGCGCCGGATGCTATCTCGTCTGTGAGCGCGTTTCGGATGCGGTCGGAAAGCAGACCACCATCGTCTTCCGCTTCGGCTACGACTTTCAAGAAGCTCACCATTTTCAGTTACCCGTGATCGCGCGCACTGCGAAATACAGGACCGAGGGGGCAACCAGACACCCCAAGCCGGTATGAAATGTCGCAGTCAACGCGCCATACGGGACCAGACGCCGATCGGTTGCCGCAAGCCCTCCGGAAACGCCGCTGACCGTTCCCATCAAGCCGCCGAACACCATTGCGCTGCGCGGATTGTCGAGGCCGATCATCTTCGCCACGAAGGGCGTACCGATCATCACGATCACTGCCTTGAATACACCGGTCGCGATCGAGAGCGCAATGACCGGTGAGGATGCGCCGATCGCCGCCCCCGTGACCGGCCCCACGATATAGGTAACCGCGCCGGCACCGATCGTCGTCAATGATTCGGCGTCGGTGTAGCCAAACGCCGCGGCGACGATGACGCCCAGAATGAACGGAACGACGGTTCCCAATCCGAGTGCAATCGCACCGATCACGCCGGCCTTGCGCGCTTGATCGACATCGACCTCGAAGGCGGTGGCGACGATGGCAAAGTCCCGGAGCATCGCCCCTCCCATCAGGCCGATCCCGGCGAGCGCCGGCAGGTCGGCCACACCCTTTTCACCGCCGGTGGAGATGCCTCCGAAAAAGGCCAGCACGAGACCCAGCATGATCGCGATCGCCGAGCCGTGAATGCGCCCGAAGGTGAGATATTTCGAGATTGATCCGGATATCCACATCAGGATTCCGACGGCGGCGAACGCGGTCACCAGCGAATTGGCGGTGAGAACGTGAGACATCATGTTCATCCGATCCTCCCGGACTTGAAGTGAGGCACCGGCGCGGCGAGCACCTCAGCCTCTCGCGCCTCGATCTCGTCCATCGTCTCGACACGACCGCTGAACCGACCGATCAGGGCCACCATCGCGAAACACACCGCGACCGCCCCGATCCCCGCAATGACGACGATCGGACCGCCTTTTGCAGCAGCGACCACGTTCTGCTGCGCCGCCATCGCGACCACGATTGGAATGTAGAAGCTGCCCCAGAACTCGACGCCGGTCTTGAGCCCATGGCTGAGCAGGCCGCGCCGCGCCAGCCAGAGCCGGGCCGCGATCAGGAACATCATCGCAATGCCGACGCCGCCGACATTGGCCTTAACGCCGAGGGCAACGCCGAGCAGGTCTCCCAACAGGCCTCCGAGCAGGGTGCAAATCGCGAGCAGTGCAACGCCGGAAATGGTCACGGGCGCCTCCCCTCAGAGAATGAGGCGCGATGCCCCTGGCTTGGACGCCTTGTATGCATTCGCATCTCAAATTTCCTCCTATGTATGCGAATATCGATCGCTTATGAATTTGTGTATACACTAATTGACAATGCAATACAATACGAATACATTGATGTCTGTCGAAGCCAATCCCGCAT
It includes:
- a CDS encoding NAD(P)-dependent alcohol dehydrogenase produces the protein MKAAVLHEFDEKLTAKEFVKFQDVTDPKISRPMDVIVRIGGAGVCRTDLHIVEGIWRSKVDVKLPYIMGHENAGWVEAIGPGVEGVKVGDSVICHPLVTSGHCLACRRGDDMHALDSSFPGINANGGYAQYLLTGQRSLIKLPKSLAPKDVAPYTDAGLTAYRAAKKASRHLLPGEYVAVIGAGGLGHIGIQVLAALCAAEIIVVDRAEQSLELAKKCGAHHVVKADGNEVEAVLALTGGRGAEAVIDFVGEGDAIAKGLSMTANAGYYYIVGYGGKIDIPTIDMITSEKTIVGNLVGTYAELVELMALADRGLVELHTREYRLSEANDALHDLHHGRIHGRAVLIP
- a CDS encoding sigma-54-dependent Fis family transcriptional regulator; this encodes MLTASRRMDNAWMTLDHRGAPPAELLSADIYDSWMRCISLGLDTLRPPSPEFVSTAVLRQEQQRCSLIRGLALAEMHTLHQQIAGSNFMIAFANADGLLLDIISDSSFSDASNAASIRPGTIWTEAICGTNGLGTAAYLKRAIVVHGGEHFFSRYNNLTCIAAPIFAPDGELAGILDASSDCMSRQAHTQALVAMAATQIENGLFREHHRGNILIAFHNRGEYLHTLSAGLLAVDNEGRILAANRAASVLLHGLPASPGRRFADVFRTKFSAFVDEGRRKERQRLEDEVGSQFVATIENARQFSMMQAISRPRPPTPKDVATQFVSADPAIASVVQRVGVAAVRKMPILIRGETGTGKEQLARHAHAASGRAGAFVPVNCAALPDSLIEAELFGYAEGAFTGAKKGGAAGLFKEADGGTLFLDEIGDMPVTLQAVLLRFLDDWTVRPVGGTKRQVDVLLVSATNANLDDSIAKGRFRSDLLFRLNTLEVTLPPLRERSDFAEIARHLIHKIDPLMDLTEGAIDHLAELDWGGNIRELRNVLSRLSLAEPGDLIDETSVESVLAHSGGERLAGKAAGGGLKANLHEIQRSHVLTAYAETGNNISKTARRLGVSRNTIYRALRGNKD
- a CDS encoding SseB family protein, with amino-acid sequence MFEPENSLEALMQAAARDASIVPAFYRALLETEIYILTPEAPMKPGRRRSLKFQEEINVATVDFQNMRWHPTFTSKKRIYDYIKQPEVCLGAAARNLFEMLPDSNFWLNPLSECQKPLPATEIALLMSGKIFGMAVKSAR
- a CDS encoding GntR family transcriptional regulator produces the protein MVSFLKVVAEAEDDGGLLSDRIRNALTDEIASGALVAGSALEEQQLADRFGASRTPVREALRQLAVSGLVEVRGRRGVVVARMTPERIMDMFETSAEVEAMCVRLATFRMTPLERSHLIELHDGSRAMVEANDVDAYDAFNRQFHECIYRATHNSFLAEQAQDVRARLSAFRRTQLRQGDRIRRSREEHEAIMQAIAEGDGDSASRRMRAHMLNAAAALRRYIDDRLRPVDRPEPDNV
- the madM gene encoding malonate transporter subunit MadM; translation: MNMMSHVLTANSLVTAFAAVGILMWISGSISKYLTFGRIHGSAIAIMLGLVLAFFGGISTGGEKGVADLPALAGIGLMGGAMLRDFAIVATAFEVDVDQARKAGVIGAIALGLGTVVPFILGVIVAAAFGYTDAESLTTIGAGAVTYIVGPVTGAAIGASSPVIALSIATGVFKAVIVMIGTPFVAKMIGLDNPRSAMVFGGLMGTVSGVSGGLAATDRRLVPYGALTATFHTGLGCLVAPSVLYFAVRAITGN
- the madL gene encoding malonate transporter subunit MadL; amino-acid sequence: MTISGVALLAICTLLGGLLGDLLGVALGVKANVGGVGIAMMFLIAARLWLARRGLLSHGLKTGVEFWGSFYIPIVVAMAAQQNVVAAAKGGPIVVIAGIGAVAVCFAMVALIGRFSGRVETMDEIEAREAEVLAAPVPHFKSGRIG